Proteins encoded together in one Thermophilibacter immobilis window:
- a CDS encoding transcription repressor NadR, which yields MSRGDERRQAIVDALHASAEPLSGASLGKACGVSRQVVVQDIALLRSQGAHIVSTNRGYLLGPAPARPCRLFKCRHTQDQTAEELLCVVDLGGRVEDVFVNHRIYGLISSKLGIACRRDVELFMEGLSTGRSAPLMMVTSGYHFHHVSAADEETLDLIGEALDKRGFLAPLTDYERETL from the coding sequence ATGAGCCGGGGAGACGAGCGCCGGCAGGCTATCGTGGATGCGCTGCACGCGTCCGCCGAGCCCCTCTCGGGCGCGTCCCTGGGGAAGGCCTGCGGCGTGAGCCGTCAGGTGGTCGTGCAGGACATCGCCCTGCTGCGCAGCCAGGGCGCGCACATCGTCTCGACCAACCGAGGCTATCTGCTAGGACCCGCCCCTGCGCGTCCGTGCCGCCTCTTCAAGTGCCGCCACACGCAAGACCAGACCGCCGAGGAGCTCCTCTGCGTCGTTGACCTGGGCGGACGGGTGGAGGACGTGTTCGTGAACCATCGCATCTACGGGCTGATCTCCTCCAAGCTGGGGATTGCCTGCCGCCGCGACGTCGAGCTCTTCATGGAGGGCCTCTCAACCGGGCGCTCCGCCCCCCTCATGATGGTCACGAGCGGCTACCACTTCCATCACGTGAGTGCCGCGGACGAGGAAACGCTCGACCTGATCGGGGAGGCCCTCGACAAGCGCGGGTTTCTCGCCCCCCTGACGGACTATGAGCGCGAGACGCTCTGA
- the nadC gene encoding carboxylating nicotinate-nucleotide diphosphorylase yields MIDPMVQLQMDEHIRAALAEDAPFGDVSTAAIMPEPHPGRVQLIAKARGVIAGLSVFSRVFSLLDPQTTVTPLVADGDVVTSGLHVATVEGDVRVLLEGERTALNYLQRMSGVATYTRGVAEALAGTPTTLVCTRKTTPGMRLFEREAVRLGGGSLHRFGLSDGVLLKDNHVDAAGGVAQAVERARAYAPFVRQVEVECETLGMVREALAAGADVIMLDNMDHATMAAAVALVGGRAKTEASGNVDASNAGAYAGLGVDYVSCGALTHSAPILDLSLKHLEVLG; encoded by the coding sequence ATGATCGATCCCATGGTCCAGCTCCAGATGGACGAGCACATCCGTGCCGCGCTCGCCGAGGACGCGCCCTTCGGCGACGTCTCCACGGCCGCGATCATGCCCGAGCCGCACCCGGGGCGCGTGCAGCTCATCGCCAAGGCCAGAGGCGTGATCGCGGGTCTGTCGGTCTTCTCGCGCGTCTTCTCCCTGCTCGACCCACAGACGACGGTCACGCCGCTCGTGGCCGACGGCGATGTCGTCACGAGCGGCCTGCACGTGGCTACCGTGGAGGGCGACGTCCGGGTCCTGCTCGAGGGCGAGCGCACGGCGCTCAACTATCTGCAGCGCATGAGCGGCGTCGCCACCTACACGCGCGGCGTGGCCGAGGCGCTCGCGGGCACGCCCACCACGCTCGTGTGCACGCGCAAGACCACGCCGGGCATGCGCCTGTTCGAGCGCGAGGCCGTGCGCCTGGGCGGGGGCTCTCTGCACCGCTTTGGCCTCTCGGACGGGGTACTCCTCAAGGACAACCACGTTGACGCGGCGGGCGGCGTCGCGCAGGCGGTCGAGCGCGCCCGCGCCTATGCGCCCTTCGTGCGCCAGGTCGAGGTGGAGTGCGAGACGCTCGGCATGGTCCGCGAGGCGCTCGCGGCTGGGGCAGACGTCATCATGCTCGACAACATGGACCACGCCACCATGGCCGCTGCCGTGGCCCTCGTGGGCGGCCGTGCCAAGACGGAGGCCTCGGGCAACGTGGACGCCTCCAACGCCGGTGCCTATGCGGGCCTGGGCGTGGACTACGTCTCGTGCGGGGCGCTCACGCACTCCGCCCCCATCTTGGACCTCTCGCTCAAGCATCTCGAGGTGCTGGGATGA
- a CDS encoding L-aspartate oxidase has translation MEAAEKRVDQNRVINCDVVIVGCGVAGLYAALNLPPALRVVLLSKQDVATCDSMLAQGGICVLPDASDYDAFFEDTLRAGHYENRLESVDLMIRASRSIIEDLARRGVRFARRADGGLDYTREGAHSRPRIVYHEDVTGEEITTHLLACARALPHATILEHACMTDLLEGFDERGRRVCRGVAATAPDGSTLNLVAGATLLATGGIGGLYEYSTNYPCLTGDGCRVAAAHGALLEHMDYVQIHPTTLWTAQSGRAFLISESARGEGAVLLNDAGERFCDELQPRDVVSAAIRAQMERTGAAHVWLSFEHVPRDVVTGHFTHIRARCLEEGYDILAEPIPVVPAQHYFMGGVHVNADSETTLPHLFAAGETCCNGVHGKNRLASNSLLESLVFAQRAADKIMRDRFAADTAAQLAQAARAATMTSYERGDAR, from the coding sequence ATGGAGGCTGCCGAGAAGCGCGTGGACCAGAACCGCGTCATCAACTGCGACGTGGTCATCGTGGGGTGCGGGGTGGCCGGTCTCTACGCCGCGCTCAACCTGCCCCCAGCCCTGAGGGTGGTCCTTCTCTCCAAGCAGGACGTCGCCACCTGCGACTCCATGCTTGCCCAGGGCGGCATCTGCGTCCTGCCAGACGCCTCCGACTACGATGCCTTCTTCGAGGACACGCTGCGCGCGGGCCACTACGAGAATCGCCTGGAGAGCGTGGACCTCATGATTCGCGCAAGCCGGTCGATCATCGAGGACCTCGCGCGTCGTGGGGTGCGCTTCGCTCGGCGCGCGGACGGTGGCCTCGACTACACGCGCGAGGGCGCGCACTCCCGGCCGCGCATCGTCTACCACGAGGACGTCACTGGCGAGGAGATCACGACGCACCTCCTGGCCTGCGCCCGCGCGCTCCCCCACGCGACCATCCTCGAGCACGCCTGCATGACGGACCTTTTGGAGGGCTTCGACGAGCGGGGGCGCAGGGTCTGCCGCGGCGTCGCGGCCACGGCGCCGGACGGCTCCACGCTCAATCTCGTCGCCGGTGCCACGCTCCTGGCCACGGGCGGCATCGGGGGCCTCTACGAGTATTCGACCAACTATCCCTGCCTCACGGGAGACGGCTGTCGCGTGGCCGCCGCGCACGGGGCCCTGCTCGAGCACATGGACTACGTGCAGATTCATCCCACCACGCTGTGGACCGCTCAGTCCGGACGGGCCTTTCTTATCAGCGAGTCGGCGCGCGGGGAGGGCGCGGTGCTCCTGAACGACGCCGGAGAGCGCTTCTGCGACGAGCTCCAGCCGCGCGACGTGGTCTCGGCGGCCATCCGGGCCCAGATGGAGCGCACCGGCGCCGCGCACGTCTGGCTCTCGTTCGAGCACGTGCCGCGCGACGTGGTTACGGGCCACTTCACGCACATCCGAGCCCGCTGCCTGGAGGAGGGCTACGACATCCTCGCCGAGCCCATCCCCGTGGTGCCCGCCCAGCACTACTTCATGGGCGGCGTCCACGTGAACGCGGACTCCGAGACCACGCTGCCGCACCTCTTCGCCGCAGGCGAGACCTGCTGCAACGGCGTGCACGGCAAGAACCGCCTGGCGTCCAACAGTCTGCTCGAGTCCCTCGTCTTCGCCCAGAGGGCTGCCGACAAGATCATGCGCGACCGCTTCGCGGCCGACACCGCCGCGCAGCTGGCGCAGGCCGCCCGTGCTGCTACCATGACCTCATACGAGAGGGGAGACGCCCGATGA
- the nadA gene encoding quinolinate synthase NadA yields the protein MVSDEMRAEVERLKAEQDAVILAHYYVTPEAQELADYVGDSFFLSKLAATLDCKTLVFAGVRFMAESAKLLSPNKRVLMPEPSADCPMAHMMRRETIDQARATYGDDLAVACYVNSTTQMKALSDVCVTSSNAVRIVRALPQPHVLFIPDQHLGHYVSEQVSEKNVILNDGFCPTHEAIEVVEVEALQERYPHAVTLAHPECGSWVLEKADFVGSTSQMIEAAVSSDATDFIVLTVHGVLSELERRCAGTGKRFHFPATTPICPNMARVSGEKVRSCLADGTGEVDLPPDDVAERARAALSRMLELAR from the coding sequence ATGGTATCTGACGAGATGCGCGCAGAGGTCGAGCGGCTCAAGGCCGAGCAGGACGCCGTGATCCTGGCGCACTACTACGTGACGCCCGAGGCCCAGGAGCTCGCCGACTACGTGGGGGACTCCTTCTTTCTCTCCAAGCTCGCGGCCACGCTCGACTGCAAGACGCTCGTCTTCGCCGGGGTGCGCTTCATGGCCGAGAGCGCCAAGCTCCTCTCGCCAAACAAGCGCGTCCTCATGCCCGAGCCCTCGGCGGACTGCCCGATGGCCCACATGATGCGTCGCGAGACAATTGACCAGGCGCGCGCCACCTACGGAGACGACCTCGCCGTGGCCTGCTACGTGAACTCCACGACCCAGATGAAGGCCCTCTCCGACGTCTGCGTCACGTCGTCCAACGCGGTCAGGATCGTGCGCGCCCTGCCTCAGCCACATGTCCTGTTCATCCCCGACCAGCACCTGGGCCACTACGTGTCCGAGCAGGTTTCCGAGAAGAACGTCATCCTGAACGACGGCTTCTGTCCCACGCACGAGGCCATCGAGGTCGTCGAGGTCGAGGCACTCCAGGAGCGCTATCCCCATGCGGTGACCCTCGCGCATCCCGAGTGCGGCTCCTGGGTCCTCGAGAAGGCCGATTTCGTGGGCTCGACCTCGCAGATGATCGAGGCGGCCGTCTCCTCCGATGCCACGGACTTCATCGTCCTCACCGTGCACGGGGTCCTCTCCGAGCTCGAGCGGCGCTGCGCGGGCACGGGCAAGCGCTTCCACTTTCCCGCCACGACGCCCATCTGTCCCAACATGGCGCGCGTGAGCGGCGAGAAGGTCCGCTCCTGCCTGGCGGACGGTACCGGAGAGGTGGACCTTCCCCCGGACGACGTGGCCGAGCGCGCCCGTGCGGCCCTCTCCCGCATGCTCGAGCTGGCGAGGTAG
- a CDS encoding ATP-binding protein, with the protein MSTTPQKDAPKVPRRIAAVIINSLKGGVVPRIGLPYITVGREREVAALLHDLDLVADGGASFRFLVGRYGSGKSFLLQTIRTHAMGRGFVVADADLSPERRLQGTHGQGLATYKELMRNLSTKTRPEGGALPLILDRWVDAVRADVISEEGLSPDDPSFGDAVERRIYAVTQSLEEMVHGFDFARVLTLWWRAHLEGDDQTKGLVIKWFRGEYRTKTEARQELGVNVCITDDDWYEYLKLFARFLQKAGYQGLIVLVDELVNLYKIPNATTRQYNYEKILTMYNDTLQGKAHHLGIIMGGTPQSIEDRRRGVFSYEALRSRLTQGRFASEGMVDMLAPVIHLEPLTYEELLVLIEKLADIHAGYFGYERTLTEEQLVSFLKIEFGRVGADTHLTPREVIRDFIELLDIVCQSPDAGVEKILKSDAFSSAPDLPGAAGASDTGESSGEVSDGSNPYAEFTI; encoded by the coding sequence ATGAGTACCACCCCGCAAAAAGACGCGCCCAAGGTGCCCAGGCGCATCGCAGCGGTCATCATTAACTCGCTCAAGGGCGGCGTCGTCCCCCGCATAGGCCTGCCCTACATCACCGTGGGACGCGAGCGCGAGGTGGCAGCCCTGCTCCATGACCTTGACCTCGTGGCGGACGGAGGCGCAAGCTTTCGCTTCTTGGTGGGCCGCTACGGCTCGGGCAAGAGCTTCCTCCTGCAGACCATCCGCACGCACGCCATGGGCAGGGGCTTTGTGGTGGCAGATGCCGATCTCTCCCCCGAGCGCCGGCTCCAGGGCACGCACGGGCAGGGGCTCGCCACGTACAAGGAGCTCATGCGCAATCTCTCCACCAAGACCCGGCCCGAGGGTGGGGCCCTGCCGCTCATCCTGGACCGCTGGGTGGACGCCGTGCGCGCGGACGTGATCTCCGAGGAGGGCCTCTCTCCAGATGATCCCAGCTTTGGCGATGCGGTCGAGAGGCGCATCTACGCCGTAACGCAGTCCCTGGAGGAGATGGTCCACGGCTTCGACTTCGCACGCGTCCTCACCCTCTGGTGGCGTGCCCACCTCGAGGGCGACGATCAGACCAAGGGCCTGGTCATCAAGTGGTTTCGCGGGGAGTATCGCACCAAGACCGAGGCCCGCCAGGAGCTGGGCGTCAACGTGTGCATCACGGACGACGACTGGTACGAGTACCTCAAGCTCTTCGCGCGCTTCCTGCAGAAGGCCGGCTACCAGGGGCTCATCGTGCTCGTGGACGAGCTCGTGAACCTCTACAAGATCCCCAACGCCACCACGCGTCAGTACAACTACGAGAAGATCCTCACCATGTACAACGACACCCTCCAGGGCAAGGCTCATCACCTGGGCATCATCATGGGGGGCACACCCCAGTCCATCGAGGATCGCCGGCGTGGAGTCTTCTCCTACGAGGCGCTGCGCAGCCGTCTCACGCAGGGCCGCTTTGCCTCCGAGGGCATGGTGGACATGCTCGCCCCGGTCATCCACCTCGAGCCCCTCACCTACGAGGAGCTGCTCGTCCTCATCGAGAAGCTCGCGGACATCCACGCCGGCTACTTTGGCTACGAGCGCACCCTCACCGAGGAGCAGCTGGTGAGCTTCCTCAAGATCGAGTTCGGGCGCGTGGGGGCAGACACCCACCTCACCCCGCGCGAGGTCATTCGAGATTTCATAGAGCTTCTCGACATCGTCTGCCAGAGCCCCGACGCGGGCGTGGAGAAGATCCTGAAGTCGGATGCCTTCTCATCTGCACCCGACCTGCCAGGCGCGGCGGGAGCCTCAGACACAGGCGAGAGTTCGGGCGAAGTCTCAGACGGATCCAACCCCTACGCCGAGTTCACCATCTGA
- a CDS encoding DEAD/DEAH box helicase: MSVFDRYAPFVQDFIYDHDWENLRAIQVAAGEVIFDTDDHVLLCASTASGKTEAAFFPILSQFWESPPASVGAVYVGPTKALINDQFYRLTDLCEQADVPVWHWHGDVSASHKAKLMKRPSGILQITPESLEALLMHRHAAVARLFCDLRYVVIDEVHSLLRADRGGQTLCLIERLSRMAGVNPRRIGLSATIGDPQAVGAFLASGTGRPTVIPRVEEPPRTWRLSMEHFYQNGPQADVNSFQNESGNLEAEVLAVETLGSAGPRGLSSRAVPQRSEDCLSTRTDPEDPTDIAPPLADPGIGYVFEHTQGRKCLVFCNSREEAEEVTTTLRRYCEANGEPDRFLIHHGNLSAAIREEAEELMRDDACDLTCVATSTLELGIDVGKLERAFQIGAPFTVSSFLQRMGRTGRRGQPPEMWFVMREEQQEPRAPLPDTIPWKLLQGIALVQLYREERWVEPPRLDRLPYSLLCHQTLAILASEGELSPAELAGRVLTLTYFHRVSADDFRELLRHLLERDFIERTESGGLIVGLAGERVTSSYKFYAVFKENVEYAVRCESTEIGTLVAPPPPGEKVAIAGHVWLVEEIDHERHLLYVTKVKGKVPAYFGECAGDVNTKILERMRRVLDQSAPYPYLRDHACARLAQARHVARSSHLTRSPLVSLGESDKGATMWCLLPWLGTYAFLALERLIKIKCADELGIKGLDSSRPYFMTFVMREDERSFFAVVCDAAERLEDPMELLYPSEVPYFEKYDELVPVSLVRKGFAEGVLDVDGMKARAAEWERSRRTLA; this comes from the coding sequence ATGAGCGTCTTCGACCGCTATGCGCCGTTCGTGCAGGACTTCATCTACGATCACGACTGGGAGAACCTGCGTGCGATTCAGGTCGCCGCTGGTGAGGTCATCTTTGACACAGATGATCACGTGCTGCTGTGCGCCTCCACCGCCTCCGGCAAGACCGAGGCCGCCTTCTTCCCCATCCTCTCCCAGTTCTGGGAGAGCCCGCCCGCCTCGGTCGGGGCCGTCTACGTGGGGCCCACCAAGGCGCTCATCAACGACCAGTTCTATCGCCTCACTGACCTCTGCGAGCAGGCGGACGTTCCCGTCTGGCACTGGCACGGGGACGTCTCGGCCTCCCACAAGGCCAAACTCATGAAGCGTCCCTCGGGCATCCTGCAGATCACGCCCGAGTCCCTCGAGGCCCTGCTCATGCACCGCCATGCAGCCGTAGCGCGCCTCTTCTGCGACCTGCGCTACGTGGTCATCGACGAAGTCCACTCGCTTTTGCGCGCGGATCGCGGGGGCCAGACCCTCTGCCTCATCGAGCGCCTCTCCCGCATGGCTGGCGTAAATCCCCGCCGCATAGGTCTTTCTGCCACCATCGGAGACCCCCAGGCCGTGGGCGCGTTTCTCGCCTCCGGCACCGGACGTCCCACGGTGATTCCTCGCGTGGAGGAGCCCCCTCGCACCTGGCGCCTCTCCATGGAGCACTTCTACCAAAACGGTCCCCAGGCGGATGTAAATTCTTTTCAAAATGAGTCGGGTAACCTTGAGGCCGAGGTCTTGGCAGTGGAGACCCTTGGCTCTGCAGGTCCTCGGGGTCTGTCCTCGCGCGCAGTTCCGCAGCGCAGCGAGGACTGTCTGAGCACGAGGACAGACCCCGAGGACCCCACAGACATCGCACCCCCACTCGCGGACCCAGGCATCGGCTACGTCTTCGAGCATACGCAGGGTCGTAAGTGCCTGGTCTTCTGCAACTCGCGCGAGGAGGCCGAGGAGGTCACCACCACCCTGCGCCGCTACTGCGAGGCCAACGGAGAGCCCGATCGCTTCCTCATCCATCATGGCAACCTCTCCGCCGCCATCCGCGAGGAGGCAGAGGAACTCATGCGCGATGACGCCTGCGACCTCACCTGCGTGGCCACCTCCACGCTCGAGCTGGGCATTGACGTGGGAAAGCTCGAGCGCGCCTTCCAGATCGGCGCCCCGTTCACCGTGTCCTCATTTCTGCAGCGCATGGGTCGCACGGGCCGGCGCGGGCAACCTCCCGAGATGTGGTTCGTCATGCGCGAGGAGCAACAGGAGCCGCGCGCGCCGCTGCCCGATACCATTCCCTGGAAGCTTCTGCAGGGCATCGCCCTCGTCCAGCTCTATCGGGAGGAGAGGTGGGTGGAGCCGCCACGCCTGGACCGCCTGCCCTATAGCCTGCTGTGCCACCAGACGCTGGCCATCCTTGCCTCCGAGGGCGAGCTCTCCCCCGCCGAGCTCGCCGGACGCGTGCTCACGCTCACCTACTTCCATCGCGTGAGCGCCGATGACTTTCGTGAGCTCCTGCGCCACCTGCTCGAGCGCGACTTCATCGAGCGGACCGAGTCCGGGGGGCTCATCGTGGGTCTGGCGGGCGAACGCGTTACCAGCTCCTACAAGTTCTACGCCGTCTTCAAGGAGAACGTCGAGTACGCGGTGCGCTGCGAGTCGACCGAGATAGGCACCCTCGTGGCCCCGCCCCCGCCCGGCGAGAAGGTCGCCATTGCCGGGCACGTCTGGCTCGTCGAGGAGATTGACCACGAGCGCCACCTACTCTACGTGACCAAGGTCAAGGGCAAGGTCCCAGCCTACTTCGGCGAGTGCGCCGGAGACGTCAACACCAAGATCCTCGAGCGCATGCGACGCGTCCTGGATCAGAGCGCTCCCTACCCCTACCTCAGGGACCACGCCTGCGCCCGCCTGGCCCAGGCCCGCCACGTGGCGAGGAGCTCGCATCTCACCAGATCGCCCCTCGTGAGCCTGGGCGAGTCCGACAAGGGGGCCACCATGTGGTGTCTCCTGCCCTGGCTGGGGACCTACGCGTTTCTCGCCCTCGAGCGCCTCATCAAGATCAAGTGCGCGGACGAGCTGGGAATCAAGGGGCTCGACTCCTCGCGCCCCTACTTCATGACGTTCGTCATGCGCGAGGACGAGAGGAGCTTCTTCGCCGTGGTGTGCGACGCGGCCGAGCGGCTGGAGGACCCCATGGAGCTCCTCTACCCCAGCGAGGTCCCCTACTTCGAGAAGTACGACGAGCTCGTGCCCGTCTCGCTCGTCCGCAAGGGCTTCGCCGAGGGCGTCCTCGACGTCGATGGCATGAAGGCGCGCGCGGCCGAGTGGGAGCGGTCCAGGAGGACCCTCGCCTAA